Proteins co-encoded in one Prunus persica cultivar Lovell chromosome G6, Prunus_persica_NCBIv2, whole genome shotgun sequence genomic window:
- the LOC18773584 gene encoding lysM domain receptor-like kinase 3, with protein MCKSKMSVDATQPVSTPRRTPQLAQPTASSFEPSISNTLSGRYTSTSSYKLSSQSQASTSSSSTSLSILKDSLPVPENPILYDYSELCAATNNFLSKRFNPTPSSSSSTPSWRCTLRGKDAVIFQRKFRVKLSTPELRQRLSTLCRSHHTSITKLLGACVSSDYAFLVYEFVSGASLAACLRNPNNPNYTVLSTWASRMQIATDLAQGLDYIHNSTGLNVNLVHNHIKSGSVLVTEPHFNARLCHFGAAQLCGETDSYTHLDPNPKSRSEIEAVEGPDPKLNRTSSRNNQFEGVRGYMSPEFQASGVATQKSDVYAFGVVLLELLSGREPFKYRFDKTMGDFIRTSVVDSAQAAIRHGGLRTWVDSRLKDSFPVEVAEKLTRLALECVHVDPDQRPSMGRVSGKISKLYLESKFWSDNMRAPTGISVSLAPR; from the coding sequence ATGTGCAAATCCAAAATGTCAGTCGACGCCACCCAGCCCGTGTCCACTCCTCGGCGCACCCCGCAATTGGCTCAACCCACCGCCTCTTCCTTCGAGCCGTCAATCTCCAACACCCTAAGCGGCCGCTACACCTCCACCTCAAGCTACAAGCTCTCCTCCCAGTCCCAAGCCTCCACCTCTTCCTCGTCAACCTCTCTCTCCATCCTCAAAGACTCCCTCCCCGTCCCCGAAAACCCGATCCTCTACGACTACTCCGAGCTCTGCGCCGCCACCAACAACTTCCTCTCCAAGCGCTTCAACCCcaccccctcctcctcctcctccactcCCTCCTGGCGCTGCACCCTCCGCGGCAAGGACGCCGTCATTTTCCAACGCAAATTCCGCGTTAAGCTCTCCACCCCGGAGCTCAGGCAACGGCTCTCCACTCTCTGCCGCAGCCACCACACCTCCATCACCAAGCTCCTCGGCGCCTGCGTCTCCAGCGACTACGCGTTCTTAGTCTACGAGTTCGTCAGCGGCGCCAGCCTGGCAGCCTGCCTCCGGAACCCCAACAACCCGAATTACACGGTCCTGTCCACGTGGGCCTCCAGGATGCAGATCGCCACGGATCTCGCGCAGGGGCTGGACTACATCCACAACAGCACGGGCCTCAACGTCAATCTAGTCCACAACCACATCAAAAGCGGCAGCGTTTTGGTCACCGAGCCCCATTTCAACGCCCGCCTCTGCCATTTCGGGGCGGCCCAGCTCTGCGGCGAGACCGATTCGTACACCCATCTCGACCCGAATCCAAAATCCCGATCCGAAATCGAGGCCGTCGAAGGCCCCGACCCGAAATTGAACCGTACCAGCAGCCGGAACAACCAGTTCGAAGGGGTGAGAGGGTACATGTCGCCGGAGTTTCAGGCCTCCGGCGTCGCGACGCAGAAGTCTGACGTGTACGCGTTCGGCGTGGTGCTCTTGGAGCTCCTGTCGGGGCGAGAGCCTTTCAAGTACAGGTTTGATAAAACAATGGGTGATTTTATCAGAACCTCGGTGGTCGACTCGGCCCAGGCTGCGATTCGGCATGGTGGTCTGAGGACCTGGGTGGATAGCAGGCTCAAGGACTCGTTCCCCGTGGAAGTGGCTGAGAAGTTGACACGTTTGGCTCTGGAGTGCGTACACGTGGACCCGGATCAACGGCCCAGCATGGGACGCGTGTCGGGGAAAATCTCCAAGCTTTATTTGGAGTCGAAGTTTTGGTCCGACAACATGAGAGCTCCAACCGGTATTTCGGTCTCGCTCGCCCCGAGATGA